The Methanocella arvoryzae MRE50 genome includes a region encoding these proteins:
- a CDS encoding GNAT family N-acetyltransferase has protein sequence MQQNTRSSSVKIREAGLKDLAEMQRLERMCFDIEAFSKFQLRYLVTTPTGISLAAEIDGKFAGFIIGIINRNRYGTYGRIYTLDVDTGFRGKGTGTELTRALLERFKASGCEKCFLEVREDNDCAIALYHKLGFENKHIIPHYYAEGIHAIKMRKDL, from the coding sequence ATGCAGCAGAATACCAGGTCCTCTTCAGTCAAAATTCGGGAAGCGGGCCTGAAAGATCTGGCCGAAATGCAGCGCCTTGAGCGCATGTGTTTCGACATAGAAGCATTTTCCAAGTTTCAGCTGAGGTACCTGGTGACGACGCCGACCGGGATATCTCTGGCAGCGGAGATCGATGGCAAGTTCGCGGGCTTCATCATCGGCATCATCAACCGGAACAGATACGGCACCTACGGCCGGATTTATACCCTGGACGTGGACACGGGTTTCAGGGGCAAAGGCACCGGCACCGAGCTGACCAGGGCGCTGCTGGAGCGGTTCAAGGCTTCCGGCTGCGAAAAATGTTTTTTAGAGGTCCGGGAAGACAACGACTGCGCCATTGCTCTTTATCACAAGCTAGGCTTCGAAAATAAGCACATTATTCCCCACTATTACGCTGAGGGGATCCACGCCATAAAGATGAGAAAAGACCTGTGA
- a CDS encoding ribbon-helix-helix domain-containing protein, which translates to MPKISVDIPQELLDDLMAHVGEDKKYVSQSDAVRAAIRRLLDALDEIDERRGRKKGAKN; encoded by the coding sequence ATGCCTAAGATTTCCGTAGACATCCCGCAGGAGCTTTTAGACGATCTGATGGCTCACGTGGGCGAGGACAAAAAGTACGTCAGCCAGTCGGACGCCGTCCGGGCTGCCATCAGGCGGCTGCTGGATGCGCTGGACGAGATCGACGAGCGGCGGGGCCGCAAAAAGGGGGCTAAGAACTGA
- the queC gene encoding 7-cyano-7-deazaguanine synthase QueC, whose product MLSSGLDSVVAFKKEHDEHGVALAITFDYGQRAASKEIEMARQICARYHVRHEVIELPWLKQITRTALVSRQAEVPEPTEAELDEIKGRALETAHLVWVPNRNGAFINIAAAFGDAYGYNRIVCGFNAEEGATFPDNTPAYVDAVNKSLALSCEKQVQVVAPVIHFDKEEIIREGVRIEAPLDLSWSCYFAGEKPCGKCESCMRRARAFKRAGVPDPSLGGV is encoded by the coding sequence TTGTTATCCAGTGGCCTGGACTCTGTCGTAGCGTTCAAGAAAGAGCACGACGAGCATGGCGTCGCTCTCGCCATCACCTTTGATTACGGCCAGCGGGCCGCTTCTAAGGAGATTGAGATGGCGAGGCAAATCTGTGCCAGGTACCACGTCAGGCACGAAGTGATCGAGCTCCCGTGGCTTAAACAGATTACGAGAACTGCGCTGGTCAGCCGGCAGGCTGAGGTGCCTGAGCCGACGGAGGCAGAGCTGGACGAGATCAAGGGCAGGGCACTGGAGACCGCCCACCTGGTATGGGTTCCCAATCGTAACGGCGCGTTCATCAACATCGCCGCAGCGTTCGGGGATGCTTACGGGTATAACCGGATCGTCTGCGGCTTCAACGCGGAAGAGGGCGCTACCTTCCCGGACAATACCCCGGCATACGTGGACGCGGTCAACAAGAGTTTGGCCCTCTCCTGCGAGAAGCAGGTGCAGGTAGTAGCTCCGGTGATTCACTTCGACAAGGAGGAGATCATCCGGGAAGGTGTCAGGATTGAAGCTCCGCTGGATTTAAGCTGGAGCTGCTATTTCGCAGGGGAGAAGCCCTGCGGCAAATGCGAGAGTTGTATGAGGCGGGCCAGGGCCTTCAAGCGGGCCGGAGTGCCCGATCCTTCTCTGGGAGGCGTTTAA
- a CDS encoding DUF366 family protein — MKCIIADRPIEYDGSQISSLWAYTVYKAQEDSIVCFRGPCDVTPGHMIDLEDKLNDEKISSPDMIHFIVEHFDSTSIALAYTRQRLLSCIAGEALRDRKVFATRSGDDLYFGGEKASISIASASAVSMKIHFGINVRCEEWGSLEKAGVTDPEELMAEIGSRYAAEHDDIQRDMRKSRPLGAFS, encoded by the coding sequence ATGAAGTGTATTATTGCCGATCGCCCCATCGAGTACGACGGCAGCCAGATAAGCTCGCTGTGGGCTTACACAGTGTACAAAGCACAGGAAGACAGCATCGTGTGCTTCAGGGGCCCATGCGACGTGACCCCCGGCCACATGATCGACCTGGAGGACAAGCTGAACGACGAAAAGATTTCCTCCCCGGACATGATCCACTTCATCGTGGAGCACTTCGACTCTACGTCCATAGCCCTGGCCTATACCCGCCAGAGGCTGCTGTCCTGCATCGCAGGAGAAGCGCTGCGTGACAGGAAAGTGTTCGCGACGAGGTCGGGCGATGACCTGTACTTCGGCGGTGAGAAGGCGTCTATCTCCATAGCCTCGGCAAGCGCGGTCAGCATGAAGATCCACTTCGGCATCAACGTCCGGTGCGAGGAGTGGGGCAGCCTCGAAAAGGCAGGTGTCACAGATCCCGAGGAGCTGATGGCTGAGATCGGCAGCCGGTACGCTGCAGAACATGATGATATCCAGCGGGATATGCGTAAGTCCCGGCCTCTGGGGGCGTTTTCGTGA
- a CDS encoding 7-carboxy-7-deazaguanine synthase QueE gives MKAPVREIFVSVQGEGPYVGYRQAFVRFPKCNLECLYCDTAKDWDSNKKCMVEKTPGSGDFAEEENPITPGRLLTIAERDPKIHSISLTGGEPLLYGSFIKELKGAKYPLYLETNMTLPEGAKDVKDVVKIVSGDFKLKAHCDFKNQYEKYFNATARSFSILRRTSFRDCFCKIIVTPDLEKEDLMHALDQIKGTISALVLQPVTPVGPVGQVSPKFVLDLQTAAMDVVEDVRVIPQTHRMWGCL, from the coding sequence GTGAAGGCGCCGGTGAGGGAAATCTTCGTCAGCGTGCAGGGTGAAGGCCCTTACGTTGGTTACCGCCAGGCGTTCGTCCGGTTCCCGAAGTGTAACCTGGAATGCCTGTACTGCGATACTGCGAAGGACTGGGACAGCAACAAGAAGTGCATGGTCGAGAAGACTCCCGGCTCGGGAGACTTCGCTGAAGAAGAAAACCCCATTACTCCGGGCCGCTTGCTGACCATCGCGGAGCGGGACCCGAAGATCCACTCGATCTCGCTGACCGGTGGGGAACCTCTCCTTTATGGCAGCTTCATCAAGGAGCTCAAAGGAGCCAAGTATCCCCTGTACCTTGAGACTAACATGACTCTTCCCGAAGGCGCGAAGGATGTCAAGGACGTAGTCAAGATCGTCTCGGGCGACTTCAAGCTGAAAGCCCACTGCGATTTCAAAAACCAGTACGAGAAGTACTTCAACGCCACGGCCAGGTCTTTCAGTATCCTCAGGAGAACCAGCTTCCGGGACTGCTTCTGCAAGATCATCGTTACCCCGGACCTGGAAAAAGAGGACCTGATGCACGCGCTTGACCAGATCAAGGGGACCATTTCAGCGCTGGTGCTGCAGCCGGTAACCCCTGTCGGCCCTGTCGGCCAGGTATCGCCGAAGTTCGTCCTGGATCTGCAGACGGCTGCCATGGACGTAGTTGAGGATGTCAGAGTAATTCCACAGACCCACAGAATGTGGGGGTGTTTATAG
- a CDS encoding 6-pyruvoyl trahydropterin synthase family protein has product MRLGVIEYIDSAHYLPGHTTCGCMHGHTYKVEFIISGEKKGSGMVMDFYDMKTVLRKVLSEYDHRCLNEIVEFPSVENLCESIYGKLKDQIPYPFVLRMWEGKGKWCEMGEI; this is encoded by the coding sequence ATGAGATTAGGTGTTATTGAGTACATTGATAGCGCGCATTACCTGCCCGGGCACACCACCTGCGGCTGCATGCACGGGCACACTTACAAGGTTGAGTTTATCATCAGCGGAGAAAAGAAGGGCTCCGGCATGGTCATGGACTTCTACGACATGAAGACAGTCCTGCGGAAAGTGCTGAGCGAGTACGATCACAGGTGCCTGAACGAGATCGTGGAGTTCCCCAGCGTGGAGAACCTCTGTGAGTCCATTTACGGCAAGCTGAAAGATCAGATCCCTTACCCGTTCGTCCTTCGGATGTGGGAAGGCAAGGGCAAGTGGTGTGAGATGGGGGAAATTTAA
- a CDS encoding DUF4013 domain-containing protein translates to MAIFATPLEVTLKYSLSNILSLFIGGLFFIPPLVAYFFLIIAAELFEGNEYLFLALFGLLFVLIPVCVALPGGYIIRCLRDRRTGSLRMPGFFGEPVKLLSDAFAFLVMAIVYMICFGLMFALLFTPIVFLPSSPTGFGFIAFIAFMFLFVALFAIVANVLFFTFFISLTIYAAEGSLISALNPVRVIKVLASNPLGFLVTLVLVYGIGSLLQILAIFLITMPWVLFFIMLIDALVVADVYLATERKIGEPGLTDQPAP, encoded by the coding sequence ATGGCCATCTTCGCAACTCCTCTTGAAGTCACTCTCAAGTACAGCCTTTCCAACATTCTCTCGCTGTTCATCGGCGGCCTCTTCTTCATACCACCACTCGTGGCGTATTTCTTCCTCATCATCGCAGCGGAGCTCTTCGAAGGTAACGAATACCTATTCCTCGCCCTGTTCGGGCTGCTATTCGTACTTATACCGGTCTGCGTGGCGCTGCCCGGGGGCTACATCATCCGCTGCCTGCGAGACAGGCGTACGGGCAGCCTAAGGATGCCAGGTTTCTTTGGGGAGCCAGTGAAGCTGCTGTCCGATGCCTTCGCCTTCCTCGTGATGGCCATAGTGTACATGATCTGCTTTGGGCTGATGTTCGCCCTTCTCTTCACACCCATCGTATTCCTGCCTTCAAGCCCGACAGGCTTCGGATTCATAGCCTTCATAGCCTTCATGTTCCTGTTCGTCGCCCTGTTCGCGATTGTCGCCAACGTCCTGTTTTTCACCTTCTTCATTTCCCTGACCATCTACGCTGCAGAGGGTAGCCTGATCAGCGCCCTTAATCCCGTACGTGTGATCAAAGTGCTGGCCTCGAACCCTCTTGGCTTCCTGGTCACTCTGGTACTGGTTTACGGCATAGGCTCGCTGCTCCAGATTCTGGCCATCTTTCTCATCACGATGCCCTGGGTGCTCTTTTTCATCATGCTCATAGATGCGCTGGTCGTCGCTGACGTGTACCTGGCCACAGAGCGGAAGATCGGTGAGCCGGGCCTGACAGACCAGCCGGCCCCTTAA
- the phoU gene encoding phosphate signaling complex protein PhoU — translation MADTLKIAGLVGQSIEDSVRSLADRDIDLAGKVIDRDAEIDRLKLDIDRECIDALAGKLEGRDLRVVLGTYRMIVDLEHIGDYSVSVSRVTLAVANKPVSGTSLEIMKMAEIAGRMLKKCIDLYSGKTSGNLRTVYENDLGIDRLYGSVFYNSLGEIVHEPERSTNIIYLIMAARALERIGDHITEIAERVEYIETGQLKERSVPMHVPYGERDKGWE, via the coding sequence GTGGCAGACACGCTGAAGATAGCTGGCCTGGTGGGCCAGTCTATCGAGGACTCTGTCCGCTCTCTGGCCGATCGAGATATTGATCTGGCGGGCAAGGTGATTGATCGGGACGCAGAAATTGACCGGCTGAAGCTCGATATTGACCGGGAATGCATCGACGCTCTGGCGGGGAAGCTCGAGGGCAGAGACTTACGAGTGGTCCTTGGCACCTACCGGATGATCGTGGACCTGGAGCATATCGGCGATTACTCGGTCTCCGTGTCCCGGGTCACTCTGGCGGTAGCCAACAAGCCGGTCTCCGGCACCTCGCTGGAGATCATGAAGATGGCGGAGATCGCCGGGCGCATGCTGAAAAAGTGTATCGACCTGTACTCCGGCAAAACTTCGGGAAACCTCAGGACCGTCTACGAGAACGATCTCGGGATTGACAGGCTCTACGGCAGCGTATTCTACAACAGCCTGGGGGAGATCGTCCACGAGCCAGAGCGGTCGACTAACATCATCTACCTGATCATGGCTGCCCGGGCGCTGGAGAGGATCGGAGACCACATCACTGAGATTGCAGAGCGTGTCGAGTACATCGAGACTGGCCAGCTGAAGGAGCGCAGCGTTCCGATGCACGTGCCCTACGGGGAGAGGGATAAGGGGTGGGAATAA
- a CDS encoding HAD family hydrolase → MGIKAVVSDIYTTLIDIKTREDDLEIYERLASYLKYQGIYLSADELKWFFYEKKELQKKYNKEQYPEHDYRRIWYEILYENQYAYTGPDINSSTIVSDIIKLQRSLSTRRVKLYSGVYQTLSQLKNKYTLGIVSDAQQDHAYPELKMLGIYDFFQAVIVSAEFGYRKPDVRLFAECLRRLGVQPSEAIYLGNDTLRDIKGANDAGMKSVLVMTEYGNKDTAVAKPDYIIHDVGELFGILEGLK, encoded by the coding sequence GTGGGAATAAAGGCCGTAGTCTCGGACATCTATACCACTCTGATCGACATCAAGACCAGAGAGGATGACCTGGAGATCTACGAGCGTCTGGCCTCGTACCTCAAGTACCAGGGCATATATTTATCGGCGGATGAGCTGAAGTGGTTCTTCTACGAGAAGAAAGAACTGCAGAAGAAGTACAATAAAGAGCAGTACCCCGAGCATGACTACCGGCGCATCTGGTACGAGATCCTGTACGAAAACCAGTACGCCTACACTGGCCCGGACATCAACAGCAGCACCATCGTCAGCGACATCATCAAGCTCCAGCGTTCGCTGTCGACCCGGAGAGTCAAGCTCTACAGCGGCGTCTATCAGACGCTGAGCCAGCTGAAAAACAAGTATACCCTGGGTATCGTCTCCGACGCCCAGCAGGATCACGCGTACCCGGAGCTGAAAATGCTGGGCATCTACGATTTTTTCCAGGCCGTAATTGTATCTGCCGAGTTCGGGTACCGCAAGCCCGACGTCCGGCTGTTTGCCGAATGCCTGCGCAGGCTCGGAGTACAGCCTTCCGAGGCAATCTACCTCGGCAACGACACGCTCAGGGACATCAAAGGGGCTAACGACGCCGGCATGAAAAGTGTCCTGGTCATGACCGAGTACGGGAACAAGGATACTGCCGTTGCGAAGCCTGACTATATCATACATGACGTGGGCGAGCTGTTCGGCATACTGGAAGGGCTAAAATAA
- a CDS encoding PspA/IM30 family protein yields MGLFSRLTASIRARSKRWTAGQTDTQDYSVQSYETLRAEVKEAVESEESLKAEMLVQASRLNQCLHRQDELAADAVREGQDKKAAGLIYRRLLMSRQIGLLRSKIDAITAERVRLDRLLSRLKLKIQAFRDERKSLETRHLPHDVASIRMREAMAGMGEELTSVRYAIDRAKAKATEARISCETARRLAAGYALPAGDVDIPDQDMEPVASALKRLKAEMKYYDRPHPQR; encoded by the coding sequence GTGGGATTGTTCAGCAGGCTCACTGCCAGCATCCGGGCAAGATCGAAGCGGTGGACGGCAGGGCAAACGGACACGCAGGATTACTCTGTTCAAAGCTATGAGACCCTGCGGGCAGAGGTGAAAGAGGCTGTCGAGAGTGAGGAGTCTCTTAAAGCGGAAATGCTGGTGCAGGCCAGCCGTCTGAACCAGTGCCTGCACAGGCAGGACGAACTGGCGGCTGATGCCGTCCGGGAAGGGCAGGATAAAAAAGCTGCAGGGCTGATCTATCGCAGGCTGCTCATGTCGAGGCAGATCGGCCTCCTGCGTTCAAAAATAGATGCCATTACTGCCGAGCGGGTGAGGCTGGACCGGCTGCTGTCAAGGCTGAAACTAAAAATACAGGCGTTCCGTGACGAGCGTAAAAGTCTCGAAACCCGCCATCTGCCGCACGATGTTGCATCAATTCGCATGAGGGAGGCCATGGCGGGGATGGGCGAGGAGCTGACCTCGGTTCGCTATGCCATCGACAGAGCAAAGGCTAAAGCGACAGAAGCACGTATAAGCTGCGAAACTGCCCGCAGGCTGGCGGCAGGCTACGCCTTGCCCGCTGGCGATGTTGACATCCCGGACCAGGACATGGAACCAGTGGCCAGTGCCCTGAAAAGGCTCAAAGCAGAGATGAAGTACTATGATCGTCCGCATCCTCAACGATAA
- the pspAA gene encoding PspA-associated protein PspAA, which translates to MIVRILNDNQYIVPSLYYDEINALDNALVQSIAGNDRDAFRICYDRMIELVKKNGVPMDPYTVKESDLILPPPDMTFEEARKLFVGEGLIPD; encoded by the coding sequence ATGATCGTCCGCATCCTCAACGATAACCAGTACATTGTGCCCTCGCTGTACTACGACGAGATTAACGCCCTGGACAACGCCCTCGTCCAGTCGATTGCCGGAAATGACCGGGATGCGTTTCGGATATGCTACGACCGGATGATCGAACTGGTGAAAAAGAACGGCGTGCCCATGGACCCTTACACAGTCAAGGAGTCCGACCTTATTCTGCCTCCCCCCGACATGACATTCGAGGAAGCCCGGAAGCTCTTCGTCGGCGAAGGCCTCATACCTGACTAG
- the pspAB gene encoding PspA-associated protein PspAB: MGILDFFRLRRPVRSTEELVKLRNAAAAMKQAGLRFAEKAGICYRTSDSCRELIQRIASHPHDSGITARCSTVEDSYGCVWILLDGSLDRVIESARAAFDAVSANACGRDFLCAAFAYTADDKKVYWIFNSYGKFYPFVPVGEERENDLEISLKRELEDVLPLEKSLSQWYPLWGLPL; this comes from the coding sequence ATGGGCATTCTGGACTTTTTCAGGCTAAGGCGACCGGTGAGGAGCACAGAAGAGCTGGTGAAGCTGCGGAACGCTGCCGCGGCGATGAAGCAGGCAGGATTACGGTTCGCCGAAAAAGCCGGGATCTGCTACAGGACTTCCGACAGCTGTAGAGAGCTGATCCAGAGAATAGCCAGTCATCCGCACGACAGTGGCATTACTGCCAGGTGCAGCACTGTCGAAGATTCATATGGATGCGTCTGGATACTGCTCGACGGCAGCCTGGACAGAGTAATAGAATCAGCCAGGGCGGCTTTTGATGCAGTATCAGCCAATGCCTGCGGCCGGGACTTTTTGTGTGCTGCCTTCGCATACACGGCAGATGATAAAAAGGTGTACTGGATATTCAACTCCTACGGAAAGTTCTACCCATTCGTGCCTGTGGGCGAGGAAAGGGAGAATGATCTGGAGATCAGCCTGAAACGCGAGCTCGAAGACGTTTTACCGCTGGAGAAATCGTTAAGCCAGTGGTACCCTCTCTGGGGCCTGCCACTCTAG
- the htpX gene encoding zinc metalloprotease HtpX, with amino-acid sequence MRNWPSDFGLMARMVLTMIILGALYLGFLAFLYWLGIDPTMIMIIAAVMLGIQFFFSDKLVLMSSGAKIVTPEQAPQLHAVVEQLCAEADIPKPKVAIMPTDIPNAFATGRSHRKSVIAVTTGLMERLNPDEVKAVLAHELSHVKNRDVAVMTLASFISTVAYFIMMSFMFGGGRGQNRRGAGSFVLVYIVALIVYVISLLLVRLLSRYRELAADRGSAIITGRPRTLINALTKISGQMQHIPKKDLRAEQGMNQFFIIPAISGRSIAELFSTHPSLERRIRELERMERAMRS; translated from the coding sequence ATGAGAAACTGGCCTTCAGATTTCGGCCTGATGGCACGTATGGTGCTCACGATGATTATACTGGGCGCCCTGTACCTCGGGTTCCTTGCATTTCTTTACTGGCTGGGCATCGATCCGACGATGATCATGATCATTGCTGCAGTAATGCTTGGCATCCAGTTCTTCTTTTCCGACAAGCTGGTGCTCATGAGCTCAGGGGCAAAGATCGTGACTCCCGAGCAGGCTCCTCAACTACATGCCGTTGTAGAGCAGCTATGCGCAGAGGCGGACATACCCAAGCCTAAAGTAGCGATCATGCCTACCGACATACCCAATGCTTTCGCGACGGGAAGAAGCCACCGAAAATCCGTGATCGCTGTCACTACTGGCCTGATGGAGCGGCTCAACCCTGACGAGGTCAAAGCAGTGCTGGCTCATGAGCTCAGCCACGTCAAGAACAGAGACGTGGCAGTGATGACTCTGGCGAGTTTCATTTCTACCGTGGCCTACTTTATCATGATGTCCTTCATGTTCGGAGGAGGCCGGGGCCAGAACCGCCGGGGAGCAGGCAGCTTTGTCCTTGTGTACATAGTCGCCCTGATTGTCTACGTGATCAGCCTGCTGCTGGTCAGGCTCCTGTCCCGGTACAGAGAGCTGGCCGCGGACAGGGGCTCGGCGATCATCACGGGCAGGCCACGGACCCTGATCAACGCGCTAACCAAGATCAGCGGCCAGATGCAGCACATCCCGAAAAAAGACCTACGCGCCGAGCAGGGCATGAACCAGTTCTTCATCATCCCCGCGATCAGCGGCCGCTCCATTGCAGAGCTGTTCTCCACTCACCCGAGCCTCGAGAGGCGTATCCGGGAACTGGAGCGCATGGAGCGTGCTATGAGGTCCTGA
- a CDS encoding PAS domain S-box protein, with product MLAERSRPSSHRETFSQLVACERLGVAAIAVDVSFRIVFFNEKARKISGYSRENALRKSIFDIVVSGDLKKCLRRSIRGDAIEPCFTTRCNLVTRDGKIRSVEWQGTTMYGEGKAVGVLLTCIDVTESELVREAARIAARARDIDEMATSFMDLLGDPLNLKIARLSIYADGRAPLTLTRVFPHGGVRKKPRHALDDCPADREMDMKFFRLQPGDRCIGALEVTAYAGCRLTEEDAGCIQALCDIISSGITRLIPPDRRLPDLSGIRESGSAVAIVHPGDYRVIDASSSFAAITGKADLACARLTDLIPSAGLVEALRSAVATGTPSWGTCPESGRIFCCVPVSGESKESDAIIVSLLNATSGSLEPGNSASALQGAHAADILSMLPHGLALCDANGLIVTVNNTLSGLLGLDRQMLEGRLLADVLRTLNPRHVNGMPLKRKLFSLNRLQKPGSEAEAFVTIDVSGRRRTINALAAPIFDDKGSKTGFIITVRDATVLHALLRMSRATMDSEHTGDLIDESMDIILNAARLKLAWLYLYDGTELALEVQKGDVSGAPLPVCREVPEADSPTLQCRAFNKAGPVLIKDYRRCASVRTFDPLAKSRSIRSMAAVPLIADGSTIGVLVAATGPGQPLREQQLSELAVMCDQLSIGIARSQHRQVRRAA from the coding sequence ATGCTTGCAGAACGAAGCAGGCCGTCCAGCCATAGAGAAACTTTTAGCCAGCTGGTAGCCTGCGAGCGCCTCGGTGTCGCAGCCATCGCAGTCGATGTCAGTTTCCGCATCGTGTTCTTTAACGAGAAAGCGCGCAAGATCTCCGGGTACTCCCGGGAAAATGCCCTGCGGAAGAGCATCTTCGACATCGTGGTTTCAGGAGACCTTAAAAAGTGCCTACGCAGGTCGATCAGGGGAGATGCGATCGAGCCATGTTTCACCACTCGCTGTAACCTCGTCACCCGGGATGGAAAGATCAGGTCGGTAGAGTGGCAGGGCACAACTATGTACGGCGAGGGAAAAGCCGTCGGCGTACTACTGACCTGCATCGATGTCACCGAGTCTGAGCTTGTCCGGGAAGCGGCTCGCATCGCGGCCCGGGCGAGGGATATCGACGAGATGGCCACGAGCTTCATGGACTTGCTGGGAGACCCGCTAAACCTGAAGATCGCCAGGCTGTCGATCTATGCTGACGGCAGGGCTCCTCTAACCCTCACCCGGGTTTTCCCACACGGGGGAGTGAGGAAAAAACCCCGGCACGCGCTGGATGACTGCCCTGCAGACCGGGAGATGGATATGAAGTTTTTCAGGCTGCAGCCTGGCGACCGGTGTATCGGGGCGCTGGAAGTCACAGCTTATGCTGGCTGCAGGCTGACCGAAGAGGATGCCGGATGCATCCAGGCCTTGTGCGACATTATCTCCTCCGGTATCACCCGGCTGATCCCGCCAGACCGCCGTCTTCCCGACCTCTCCGGCATCAGAGAATCTGGATCAGCGGTGGCCATAGTCCACCCGGGGGACTACCGGGTGATCGATGCCAGCAGCAGTTTCGCAGCGATAACAGGCAAAGCTGATCTGGCCTGTGCCCGGCTGACAGACCTCATCCCATCGGCAGGGCTCGTAGAAGCGCTCCGGTCAGCCGTAGCTACTGGTACCCCCAGCTGGGGGACATGCCCGGAAAGCGGCCGCATCTTCTGCTGTGTGCCTGTTTCTGGCGAATCGAAAGAATCTGACGCTATCATTGTCTCTCTCCTCAACGCAACATCGGGCAGCCTGGAGCCCGGCAACAGTGCTTCAGCTTTACAGGGGGCACATGCAGCAGACATTCTCTCGATGCTGCCCCACGGGCTGGCCTTATGCGACGCTAACGGCCTGATCGTCACTGTCAACAACACCCTTTCCGGGCTGCTGGGGCTGGACAGGCAGATGCTGGAAGGGCGATTACTGGCAGATGTGCTACGAACGCTGAACCCCCGGCACGTGAACGGAATGCCTCTCAAGAGGAAACTGTTCTCCCTGAACCGGCTGCAGAAGCCAGGCTCTGAAGCCGAGGCTTTCGTGACCATCGACGTGTCCGGCCGCAGGAGAACCATTAATGCTCTGGCTGCCCCAATATTCGACGATAAGGGCTCGAAGACCGGTTTCATCATTACCGTCAGGGATGCTACAGTCCTTCATGCCTTGCTGCGGATGAGCCGGGCTACGATGGACAGCGAGCATACAGGCGATCTGATCGACGAATCTATGGACATCATCCTTAATGCGGCCAGGCTTAAGCTGGCATGGCTGTACCTGTACGACGGCACCGAGCTGGCACTGGAAGTGCAGAAGGGGGACGTATCAGGGGCACCGCTGCCAGTCTGCCGGGAAGTGCCCGAGGCTGACAGTCCCACCCTGCAGTGCAGGGCTTTCAATAAGGCGGGTCCTGTGCTTATCAAGGACTACCGCCGGTGCGCTTCGGTCCGCACGTTCGATCCGCTGGCGAAAAGCCGGAGCATCAGGAGCATGGCTGCCGTACCACTGATCGCCGACGGCAGCACTATCGGGGTACTCGTGGCAGCCACCGGGCCTGGCCAGCCTCTCCGGGAGCAACAACTCTCAGAGCTGGCTGTCATGTGCGACCAGCTTTCGATCGGCATAGCCAGATCTCAGCACAGGCAAGTCCGAAGAGCGGCATGA
- the hisI gene encoding phosphoribosyl-AMP cyclohydrolase yields MIEPEFKDGLLPVIVQDYETLEVLMFAYMNREAFDLTCSTGIAHYFSRSRGKLWKKGETSGHYQHVKEMRIDCDRDCLLILVEQDTGACHTGYRSCFYRTIEGDVVGEKTFEPADVYKN; encoded by the coding sequence ATGATAGAGCCGGAATTCAAGGACGGGCTGCTGCCCGTCATCGTGCAGGACTACGAAACGCTTGAGGTCCTCATGTTCGCATACATGAACCGGGAAGCCTTTGACCTCACCTGCAGCACCGGCATCGCACACTATTTCAGCCGCAGCAGGGGCAAGCTCTGGAAGAAAGGAGAAACCTCCGGCCACTACCAGCACGTCAAAGAGATGCGCATCGACTGTGACCGGGACTGCCTTCTGATCCTGGTCGAGCAGGATACGGGGGCGTGTCACACCGGCTACCGCTCCTGCTTTTACCGGACCATCGAGGGGGACGTCGTCGGGGAGAAAACGTTCGAACCGGCCGACGTGTACAAGAACTGA